Proteins encoded by one window of Micromonospora coxensis:
- a CDS encoding MFS transporter, with product MTPRRELYVLVCADLISNLGSRISLVAIPWLVLETTGSPARMGVVAAAEALPYLLSSALAAPWADRFGVRRTSIVADAASAAAVALVALAPWLGFGALVALVAVAGGLRGIGDRVKHVMFRPAAQRAGVPLIRLTSAYDGLVRGVSLFGAVLGGLLIDWVGVTRAILIDAGTFALCALLIAVAVRPPAPAEPAPRESYLRALRGGFAYLRTDRTLLAMLLVISALNLFANASVAVYIPLWVAEVFGDPAGFGLVLGVFAGGALLGNLIFTVAGPRLPRRTTFAVGAAVSGTPRLLALALSDDLVVVLTVTFLSGVGIAAVNPLLGAALYERVPEALQTRVIGISGSLAFLGLPVGALLGGWTAAGLGLVPALWVMAAACLVLTVAPLLVGGLRAGGRTPEPAVSSQG from the coding sequence GTGACCCCGCGCCGGGAGCTGTACGTCCTGGTCTGCGCCGACCTGATCTCCAACCTGGGCAGCCGCATCTCGCTGGTGGCGATCCCCTGGCTGGTGCTGGAGACCACCGGAAGCCCGGCCCGGATGGGCGTGGTGGCGGCGGCGGAGGCCCTGCCGTACCTGCTCTCCAGCGCGCTGGCCGCCCCGTGGGCCGACCGGTTCGGCGTCCGGCGCACCTCGATCGTGGCGGACGCGGCGAGCGCGGCGGCCGTGGCGCTGGTGGCGCTGGCGCCCTGGCTCGGTTTCGGCGCCCTGGTGGCGCTGGTCGCCGTGGCCGGTGGGCTGCGGGGCATCGGCGACCGGGTCAAGCACGTCATGTTCCGCCCGGCCGCGCAGCGGGCCGGGGTGCCGCTGATCCGGCTGACCAGCGCCTACGACGGCCTGGTGCGTGGGGTGTCGCTCTTCGGGGCGGTGCTCGGCGGGCTGCTCATCGACTGGGTCGGGGTGACCCGGGCGATCCTGATCGACGCGGGCACCTTCGCGCTCTGCGCGCTGCTGATCGCCGTCGCGGTCCGGCCGCCCGCCCCGGCGGAGCCGGCGCCCCGGGAGAGCTACCTGCGGGCGCTGCGCGGTGGCTTCGCGTACCTGCGCACCGACCGGACGCTGCTGGCCATGCTGCTGGTGATCTCGGCGTTGAACCTGTTCGCCAACGCCAGCGTCGCGGTCTACATCCCGCTCTGGGTGGCCGAGGTCTTCGGCGATCCGGCCGGGTTCGGCCTGGTGCTGGGGGTCTTCGCCGGGGGCGCGCTGCTCGGCAACCTGATCTTCACGGTCGCCGGACCCCGGCTGCCCCGGCGGACCACCTTCGCGGTGGGCGCGGCGGTCAGCGGCACCCCCCGACTGCTCGCGTTGGCGCTCAGCGACGACCTGGTCGTGGTGCTCACCGTGACCTTCCTGTCCGGGGTGGGGATCGCGGCGGTCAACCCGCTGCTCGGCGCGGCGCTCTACGAGCGGGTGCCGGAGGCGTTGCAGACCCGGGTGATCGGCATCTCCGGCTCGCTGGCGTTCCTGGGCCTGCCGGTGGGGGCCCTGCTCGGCGGCTGGACCGCGGCCGGTCTCGGGCTGGTGCCGGCGCTGTGGGTGATGGCGGCGGCGTGCCTGGTGCTGACCGTGGCGCCGCTGCTGGTCGGCGGGCTACGGGCGGGCGGACGCACCCCGGAGCCGGCGGTCTCCTCCCAGGGTTGA
- a CDS encoding SLOG cluster 4 domain-containing protein: MVQVAVCGPASATPAELAHARRVGELLAARGATVLCGGGGGVMAAVAAGARTHGGLVIAVRPDDGAGAGPVAEASATLLTNLGQARNAVLVWSADAVIAVGGSWGTLSEVALAMRRGGVPVVVLGGWRVVDGSGAPVDGPRHVDTPDEAVRAALRDRD; the protein is encoded by the coding sequence GTGGTCCAGGTGGCGGTCTGCGGGCCGGCGTCCGCGACGCCGGCCGAACTGGCCCACGCCCGTCGGGTGGGGGAGCTGCTGGCGGCGCGTGGCGCGACCGTCCTCTGCGGAGGGGGCGGCGGGGTGATGGCCGCGGTCGCCGCCGGGGCCCGGACCCACGGCGGCCTGGTGATCGCGGTACGCCCCGACGACGGCGCCGGCGCCGGTCCGGTCGCCGAGGCGTCGGCGACCCTGCTGACCAACCTGGGCCAGGCCCGCAACGCGGTGCTGGTGTGGAGCGCCGACGCGGTGATCGCCGTGGGTGGGTCCTGGGGCACGCTCAGCGAGGTGGCGTTGGCGATGCGACGCGGCGGGGTGCCGGTGGTGGTGCTCGGCGGCTGGCGGGTGGTGGACGGCTCCGGCGCGCCGGTCGACGGGCCACGGCACGTGGACACCCCCGACGAGGCGGTGCGCGCCGCGCTGCGTGACCGGGACTGA
- a CDS encoding S1 family peptidase, translated as MSAVTVALTTGVVAVSPAHAAPVPLSAERAATLAAGLGADRTAGSWVDGTGRTVVAVTDARAAATVRAAGGQARLVERSAAALERAQSRVDLGVTGTAVYVDPVTNQVVVGIDATVAGADRARIRAAVAASDGAARTTDLAGTLSTRISGGDAIYGSGYRCSLGFNVRSGSTYYFLTAGHCTDVVATWYANSAQSTRLGDRTGTSFPGNDYGIVRYTTTSVAIDGSVGSQDITSAGDAYVGQSVTRRGSTTGTHSGTVTGLNATVRYAEGTVRGMIATNVCAEPGDSGGPLYAGSVALGLTSGGSGNCRTGGQTFFQPVKEALSKYRVSVF; from the coding sequence ATGTCCGCCGTCACCGTCGCCCTCACCACCGGCGTCGTCGCCGTGTCACCGGCGCACGCCGCCCCCGTACCGCTCTCCGCCGAGCGCGCCGCCACCCTCGCGGCCGGCCTCGGCGCCGACCGTACCGCCGGCTCCTGGGTCGACGGGACGGGGCGTACCGTCGTCGCGGTCACCGACGCCCGCGCCGCCGCCACCGTCCGCGCCGCCGGCGGCCAGGCGCGCCTGGTCGAGCGCAGCGCCGCCGCGCTGGAGCGCGCGCAGTCCCGGGTGGACCTCGGCGTCACCGGCACCGCCGTCTACGTCGACCCGGTCACCAACCAGGTCGTGGTCGGCATCGACGCCACGGTGGCTGGCGCCGACCGGGCCCGGATCCGGGCGGCCGTCGCCGCCTCCGATGGCGCCGCGCGCACCACCGACCTGGCCGGCACGCTGAGCACGCGGATCTCCGGCGGGGACGCCATCTACGGCAGCGGGTACCGCTGCTCGCTCGGCTTCAACGTGCGCAGCGGCAGCACCTACTACTTCCTCACCGCCGGGCACTGCACCGACGTGGTGGCCACCTGGTACGCCAACTCGGCACAGAGCACCAGGCTCGGCGACCGGACCGGCACCAGCTTCCCCGGCAACGACTACGGCATCGTCCGCTACACCACCACCTCGGTGGCGATCGACGGCTCCGTCGGCTCCCAGGACATCACCAGCGCCGGTGACGCGTACGTCGGCCAGTCGGTGACCCGGCGCGGCAGCACCACCGGCACCCACAGCGGCACGGTGACCGGCCTCAACGCCACCGTCCGGTACGCCGAGGGCACCGTGCGCGGCATGATCGCCACCAACGTCTGCGCCGAGCCGGGCGACAGCGGCGGCCCGCTCTACGCCGGTAGCGTCGCCCTCGGCCTCACCTCCGGCGGCAGCGGCAACTGCCGCACCGGTGGCCAGACCTTCTTCCAGCCGGTCAAGGAGGCCCTGAGCAAGTACCGCGTCTCGGTCTTCTGA
- a CDS encoding SGNH/GDSL hydrolase family protein has product MPSTLSEATDPFCLRAGESTELLRGHPWRRFAVLGDSVAEGMCEPVDGYSDLQWADRIAAELRAVAPGLAYLNLGRRGLRAHEVRAGQLDAALAFAPDLALVVCGGNDAFRTSFDPAAVDVELAAMVTALRQAGADVITVGMFDVSHSPAVPATMRPGLGERMRLLSSHTAALAARLGCLHVHLTDHPAVADPTLYSSDGRHGSARSDAIAAAETVRRLGAHLAGR; this is encoded by the coding sequence ATGCCATCGACGCTGAGCGAAGCGACGGACCCTTTCTGCCTGCGCGCCGGGGAGAGCACCGAACTGCTGCGCGGCCACCCGTGGCGACGGTTCGCGGTGCTGGGCGACAGCGTCGCCGAGGGGATGTGCGAACCGGTCGACGGGTACAGCGACCTGCAGTGGGCGGACCGGATCGCCGCAGAGCTGCGCGCGGTCGCGCCCGGGCTGGCGTACCTCAACCTGGGCCGGCGCGGCTTGCGGGCGCACGAGGTGCGCGCGGGGCAACTGGACGCGGCGCTGGCCTTCGCCCCCGACCTGGCGCTGGTGGTGTGCGGCGGCAACGACGCGTTCCGCACGTCGTTCGACCCGGCGGCGGTGGACGTCGAGCTGGCCGCGATGGTCACCGCGTTGCGGCAGGCCGGCGCGGACGTGATCACGGTCGGCATGTTCGACGTCTCGCACAGCCCGGCCGTGCCGGCGACGATGCGACCCGGGCTCGGGGAGCGGATGCGTCTTCTCTCATCGCACACGGCGGCGCTGGCGGCGCGGCTGGGCTGCCTGCACGTGCACCTCACCGACCATCCGGCGGTGGCCGACCCGACGCTGTACAGCAGCGACGGCCGGCACGGCAGCGCCCGCAGCGACGCCATCGCCGCGGCGGAGACGGTACGCCGCCTCGGCGCGCATCTCGCCGGCCGCTGA
- a CDS encoding alpha-ketoacid dehydrogenase subunit beta: MPRLSYRKALTRALADELARDERVFLLGEDIRVAASHVTAGLFQRFGPDRVLDTPLSEQAFTSFATGAALAGMRPVVEFQIPSLLFLVFEQIVNHAHKFPLMTGGQCAAPVTYLVPGSGSRTGWAGQHSDHPYSLFAHVGIVTAVPATPTDAYGLLVSAIRHDDPVVVFAPAGALDVREDVDFAALAPVPLGRGLVRRCGDDVTVVAVGHLVHDALAVAEELVGQVSVEVFDPRTLYPFDLDGLCASVARTGRLVVVDDSNRSCGIAAEIIASVVERVPLAAPPRRVTRPDGAVLPFAPGLDRAVQPGRAALTAAIHLVTKDGT; the protein is encoded by the coding sequence ATGCCCAGGCTGTCGTACCGCAAGGCGCTCACCCGGGCGCTCGCCGACGAACTCGCCCGCGACGAGCGGGTGTTCCTGCTCGGCGAGGACATCCGGGTGGCCGCCTCGCACGTCACCGCCGGACTGTTCCAGCGGTTCGGGCCGGACCGGGTGCTGGACACCCCGCTGTCGGAGCAGGCGTTCACCAGCTTCGCCACCGGGGCGGCGCTGGCGGGGATGCGGCCGGTGGTGGAGTTCCAGATCCCGTCGCTGCTCTTCCTGGTCTTCGAGCAGATCGTCAACCACGCGCACAAGTTCCCGCTGATGACCGGCGGGCAGTGCGCGGCCCCGGTCACCTACCTGGTGCCCGGCTCCGGCTCCCGGACCGGCTGGGCGGGGCAGCACTCCGACCACCCGTACTCGCTCTTCGCGCACGTCGGCATCGTCACCGCGGTGCCGGCCACCCCGACCGACGCGTACGGGCTGCTGGTGTCGGCGATCCGGCACGACGACCCGGTGGTGGTCTTCGCCCCGGCCGGCGCGCTCGACGTGCGCGAGGACGTCGACTTCGCCGCCCTCGCCCCGGTGCCGCTCGGCCGGGGCCTGGTCCGCCGCTGTGGCGACGACGTCACGGTGGTCGCCGTCGGGCACCTGGTGCACGACGCGCTCGCCGTCGCCGAGGAACTGGTCGGGCAGGTGTCGGTGGAGGTGTTCGACCCGCGCACGCTCTACCCGTTCGACCTCGACGGGTTGTGCGCGTCGGTGGCCAGGACGGGCCGGCTGGTGGTGGTCGACGACTCCAACCGGTCCTGCGGCATCGCCGCCGAGATCATCGCCAGCGTCGTGGAACGGGTGCCGCTGGCCGCCCCGCCCCGGCGGGTGACCCGCCCGGACGGGGCGGTGCTCCCGTTCGCCCCCGGGCTGGACCGGGCCGTGCAGCCCGGCCGGGCCGCCCTCACCGCCGCCATCCACCTCGTCACCAAGGACGGAACATGA